One window of the Amycolatopsis mediterranei genome contains the following:
- a CDS encoding RNA polymerase sigma factor: MPVAQRFRRRRADEGDAGAPPPARLHAVGADVYPDWEAVYRDNVDRVYRLMFAKVGNRPDAEDLTTEVFLTALRPLRVSASVGEVRAYLLATARTVLAGHWRRTLGREITTLDEEHDIAAFEAGTVDPRTPARAEAILKQLPERYGRILRLRFLQACSLKEAAAELGITVGNAKVLQHRALRQAAQLAEGSQT; the protein is encoded by the coding sequence GTGCCGGTGGCACAGCGGTTCCGGCGCAGGCGCGCCGACGAGGGGGACGCGGGCGCGCCGCCGCCCGCGCGGCTGCACGCGGTCGGCGCGGACGTCTACCCGGACTGGGAGGCGGTCTACCGCGACAACGTCGACCGCGTGTACCGGCTGATGTTCGCCAAGGTGGGCAACCGGCCCGACGCCGAAGACCTCACCACGGAGGTCTTCCTGACCGCGTTGCGGCCGTTGCGCGTCTCGGCGAGCGTGGGCGAGGTCCGGGCCTACCTGCTGGCCACCGCGCGCACGGTGCTGGCCGGGCACTGGCGGCGCACGCTCGGCCGGGAGATCACCACCCTCGACGAGGAGCACGACATCGCGGCCTTCGAAGCGGGCACCGTCGACCCGCGTACACCGGCCCGCGCCGAGGCGATCCTCAAGCAGCTGCCCGAGCGGTACGGCCGGATCCTGCGGCTGCGGTTCCTGCAGGCCTGCTCGCTCAAGGAAGCGGCGGCGGAGCTGGGCATCACCGTCGGCAACGCGAAGGTGCTGCAGCACCGCGCGTTGCGGCAGGCCGCCCAGCTGGCGGAAGGGAGCCAGACGTGA
- a CDS encoding FAD-dependent monooxygenase: MTTRVPVLISGGGIAGLTAALVLRREGGYPVLVEKHAGVSPQPKARRFNPRSTEVFRLLGLAAEVAEASAPLASFTEVLVGPTLAAARVREMTGTMRERRKQQARIPELSPGPNVLCPQVVLEPILRRAATERGVSVRLGTELVSFTQDDDGVTALLKPPDGEPYELAADYLIAADGARSPVRTALGIERSGHGHLADNLDLYFRADLTELVRERPFNLCEIDNPVASGAFLSVNGTDRWLFSTADFPEAHTLGDGDWHDLLRIVIGIPDLDVELLSRSPWESAMRVADRFRQGRVFLVGDAAHMMPPMAAAGANTAIADAANLAWKLAAALAGRAAPTLLDTYHAERHPAGYAIAEASSTVRGHVGDMLAAFTKPDNRHDDLPATMFGTQYAEGAFVPDGRGPAPVGHYAPAGRPGTRVPHAWLDATTSTVDFAGPGLTLLTGPDDERWITEASDLGLRLVKVSHQDWLAEVCLPPDGALLLRPDAIVAWHSASATPLAEALSRVLGTKVASVQPQ; the protein is encoded by the coding sequence ATGACCACACGTGTTCCGGTGCTGATCAGCGGCGGTGGCATCGCCGGACTGACCGCCGCCCTCGTGCTGCGCCGCGAAGGGGGGTATCCGGTGCTGGTCGAGAAGCACGCCGGTGTGTCGCCGCAGCCGAAGGCACGCCGGTTCAACCCGCGCAGCACCGAGGTGTTCCGCCTGCTCGGCTTGGCGGCCGAGGTCGCTGAGGCGAGTGCGCCGCTGGCGTCGTTCACCGAAGTTCTGGTCGGTCCGACGCTGGCCGCCGCCCGGGTGCGGGAAATGACCGGCACCATGCGGGAACGGCGGAAGCAGCAGGCGAGGATTCCCGAGCTGAGCCCGGGACCGAACGTCCTGTGCCCGCAGGTCGTGCTGGAGCCGATCCTGCGCCGGGCCGCGACGGAGCGGGGCGTGTCCGTCCGGCTCGGCACCGAACTGGTGTCCTTCACCCAAGACGACGACGGGGTGACCGCGCTGCTGAAGCCCCCGGACGGCGAACCGTACGAGCTGGCCGCGGACTACCTGATCGCCGCCGACGGCGCGCGCAGTCCCGTCCGCACCGCTCTGGGCATCGAGCGCAGCGGCCACGGTCACCTCGCCGACAACCTCGATCTCTACTTCCGCGCCGATCTCACCGAGCTGGTGCGGGAAAGGCCGTTCAACCTGTGCGAGATCGACAATCCGGTGGCGTCGGGCGCCTTCCTTTCGGTCAACGGCACCGATCGGTGGCTGTTCTCGACGGCCGACTTCCCCGAGGCGCACACGCTCGGCGACGGCGACTGGCACGACCTCCTGCGCATCGTGATCGGCATCCCGGATCTCGACGTCGAACTGCTCAGCCGGTCGCCCTGGGAGTCGGCGATGCGCGTGGCCGACCGGTTCCGCCAGGGCCGCGTGTTCCTGGTGGGCGACGCCGCGCACATGATGCCCCCGATGGCCGCGGCCGGCGCCAACACCGCCATCGCCGACGCGGCCAACCTCGCCTGGAAGCTCGCGGCCGCACTGGCCGGGCGGGCGGCGCCCACCCTCCTCGACACCTACCACGCCGAACGCCATCCGGCCGGCTACGCGATCGCCGAAGCCTCCAGCACGGTCCGCGGGCACGTCGGCGACATGCTGGCCGCCTTCACCAAACCCGACAACCGGCACGACGACCTGCCGGCCACGATGTTCGGCACCCAGTACGCCGAAGGCGCGTTCGTCCCGGACGGCCGCGGTCCCGCACCCGTCGGCCACTACGCCCCGGCGGGCCGTCCCGGCACGCGCGTGCCCCACGCCTGGCTCGACGCGACGACGTCCACAGTGGACTTCGCCGGCCCGGGCCTGACCCTGCTCACCGGCCCGGACGACGAGCGCTGGATCACTGAAGCGAGTGACCTCGGGCTGCGTCTGGTCAAGGTGTCGCACCAGGATTGGCTGGCCGAGGTCTGCCTGCCCCCGGACGGCGCACTGCTCCTGCGCCCCGACGCCATCGTCGCCTGGCACTCGGCATCCGCAACACCGCTCGCCGAGGCGTTGTCGCGCGTGCTCGGCACCAAGGTTGCCTCCGTACAACCGCAGTAG
- a CDS encoding YdeI/OmpD-associated family protein encodes MWLRDTGVTIGTEVTVELAPEGPQRDDLAEDIAAALAANPAAAAFFDTLAQFYRKAYLRWIEATTRRPDLRAARIAEVVGLLAAGVKQRPRP; translated from the coding sequence ATGTGGCTGCGCGACACCGGCGTCACGATCGGTACCGAGGTGACCGTCGAGCTGGCCCCGGAAGGCCCGCAACGCGACGACCTCGCCGAAGACATCGCCGCGGCACTGGCCGCAAACCCGGCGGCGGCCGCGTTCTTCGACACGCTGGCGCAGTTCTACCGCAAGGCCTACCTCCGCTGGATCGAGGCGACCACCCGCCGCCCGGACCTCCGCGCGGCCCGCATCGCCGAAGTGGTCGGCCTGCTCGCCGCAGGGGTCAAACAACGGCCACGGCCGTGA
- a CDS encoding vanadium-dependent haloperoxidase: MSDRCTRARESRLVAADVLSRQPWPEHVNNGEEGDYPFVANFSKGLAHDDAGEVVPSAYNALLRAISTQRAEDFERIPVTRRKLVDPQAGLAFDLEGPDPQSLRIPPAPRIDHPRNSAEMVELYWMALLRDVPFTEFDNNPLAKQAAAELTKVPEYRGPRQNGVVTPGLLFRGESRGDARGPYLSQFLLRDIPYGVLRVPQLTDTVKPGEDFLTSFAGWLEVQRGREVKPIVRNQKNRRYLQTPRDVANYVHFDALYEAYLNAALILLDPGLAVPLDNGNPYVHSANQEGFGTYGGPHLLSLVTEVATRALKAVWFQKWFVHRRLRPEAFGGRIHAHLSGIRDYGMIDRGVLDSEALKRINEKFGTFLLPQAFPEGSPVHPSYGAGHATVAGACVTVLKAWFDESWPVPDPVVPNPAGTGLVPFTGKDRLTLGGELDKLAANIATGRNMAGVHWRSDYSESVRLGEAVAIGVLRDQVGVGHEDASFGLTRFDGSRMTI, encoded by the coding sequence ATGAGTGATCGTTGTACTCGCGCACGCGAATCGCGGCTCGTGGCCGCGGATGTGCTGAGCCGGCAGCCGTGGCCGGAGCACGTGAACAACGGTGAGGAAGGCGACTATCCGTTTGTCGCGAACTTCAGCAAGGGTTTGGCGCACGACGATGCCGGGGAGGTCGTGCCGAGCGCCTACAACGCGTTGTTGCGGGCGATTTCCACGCAGCGGGCCGAGGATTTCGAGCGAATTCCGGTGACCCGGCGCAAGCTGGTCGATCCGCAGGCCGGACTGGCTTTCGATCTCGAAGGCCCGGACCCGCAGTCGCTGCGGATACCGCCGGCGCCGCGGATCGACCACCCGCGCAACTCCGCGGAGATGGTGGAGTTGTACTGGATGGCGCTGCTCCGGGACGTTCCGTTCACCGAGTTCGACAACAACCCGCTGGCCAAGCAGGCGGCGGCCGAGCTCACCAAGGTGCCGGAGTACCGGGGACCCAGGCAGAACGGAGTGGTCACGCCGGGGCTGCTGTTCCGCGGCGAATCCAGGGGGGACGCACGCGGCCCGTACCTGTCGCAGTTCCTGCTTCGTGACATCCCGTACGGCGTGCTGCGCGTTCCGCAGCTGACCGACACGGTCAAACCCGGCGAGGATTTCCTGACGAGCTTCGCCGGTTGGCTCGAGGTGCAGCGCGGGCGCGAGGTGAAGCCGATCGTGCGGAACCAGAAGAACCGCCGCTACCTGCAGACCCCGCGCGATGTGGCCAACTACGTGCACTTCGACGCGTTGTACGAGGCCTACCTCAACGCCGCGCTGATCCTGCTGGACCCGGGCCTGGCCGTGCCGCTGGACAACGGGAATCCGTATGTGCATTCGGCCAACCAGGAGGGTTTCGGCACCTACGGCGGGCCGCACCTGTTGTCGTTGGTGACGGAGGTGGCGACCCGGGCGTTGAAGGCGGTGTGGTTCCAGAAGTGGTTCGTGCACCGCCGGTTGCGGCCGGAGGCCTTCGGGGGCCGGATCCACGCACACCTGTCCGGTATCCGGGACTACGGCATGATCGACCGGGGCGTGCTGGACTCGGAGGCGCTCAAGCGGATCAACGAGAAGTTCGGCACTTTCCTGCTGCCGCAGGCATTTCCGGAGGGTTCGCCGGTGCACCCTTCCTACGGGGCGGGGCACGCGACGGTGGCGGGTGCTTGCGTCACCGTGCTGAAGGCGTGGTTCGACGAGTCGTGGCCGGTGCCCGATCCGGTGGTGCCGAACCCGGCAGGCACCGGGCTGGTGCCCTTCACCGGGAAGGACCGGTTGACCCTCGGTGGTGAGTTGGACAAGCTGGCCGCGAACATCGCGACCGGCCGCAACATGGCCGGGGTGCACTGGCGAAGCGACTATTCCGAGTCGGTCCGGCTGGGGGAGGCGGTGGCCATCGGCGTGCTGCGTGACCAGGTCGGGGTGGGCCACGAAGACGCCTCGTTCGGGCTGACCCGGTTCGACGGCAGCCGGATGACCATCTGA
- a CDS encoding vanadium-dependent haloperoxidase, with the protein MTTSMSRRHLLVTGGAAAAVLATTGLPSPAAAAPAHASGPAVVLAWNRELLAIVRTPGLQPATVHPTRSFALLHAAIHDAVVATTGTGRPYLFTVDVPGHAAPEAAAAQAAHDVLAALYPARAAELADLLAGQLARVTPPAARTDGVRAGQLVARLLLGLRTGDGSAAIPPVLPPGTAPGQYRPTPPAFAPAAFTHWAAVTPFVLDRADRFRAAPYPSLSGARYAKALQEVAAAGRDTSTTRTADETVQARFWAAPIWNYWNEIAQSVVTGSRSNLLVAARVFARLNLAFADAVIAFYEAKYHYRIWRPITAVRLAGEDGNPATDGVPDWSSLATTPADPAYPGAHSVVSQAGALVLRREYGPRWPVEVASEALPGVQRRFASFQEAADEAGLSRITAGVHTRLDHEAGRRLGLDVAAFVLRS; encoded by the coding sequence ATGACCACCTCGATGTCGCGCCGGCACCTGCTCGTCACCGGCGGAGCGGCCGCCGCCGTGCTCGCCACCACCGGCCTGCCGTCACCCGCCGCGGCGGCGCCGGCCCACGCGTCCGGGCCTGCCGTCGTCCTCGCCTGGAACCGGGAGCTGCTGGCCATCGTGCGCACCCCCGGCCTGCAGCCGGCGACCGTGCACCCGACGCGCAGCTTCGCGCTGCTGCACGCGGCGATCCACGACGCCGTCGTCGCGACGACCGGCACCGGGCGCCCCTACCTGTTCACCGTCGACGTCCCGGGCCACGCGGCCCCCGAAGCGGCGGCGGCGCAGGCGGCCCACGACGTGCTGGCCGCGCTCTACCCCGCCCGCGCCGCGGAACTCGCGGACCTGCTGGCCGGGCAGCTGGCCCGGGTGACGCCCCCGGCGGCGCGGACCGACGGCGTGCGAGCCGGGCAGCTGGTCGCCCGGCTGCTGCTCGGCCTGCGCACCGGCGACGGCTCGGCCGCGATCCCGCCGGTGCTGCCGCCGGGCACCGCGCCGGGGCAGTACCGGCCGACGCCGCCCGCGTTCGCGCCCGCCGCGTTCACCCATTGGGCGGCCGTGACCCCGTTCGTGCTCGACCGGGCGGACCGCTTCCGGGCCGCCCCGTACCCCTCACTGAGCGGCGCGCGGTACGCGAAAGCCCTGCAGGAGGTGGCTGCGGCCGGGCGCGACACCAGCACCACCCGCACCGCCGACGAGACGGTGCAGGCCCGGTTCTGGGCGGCGCCGATCTGGAACTACTGGAACGAGATCGCGCAGTCGGTCGTCACCGGTTCTCGCAGCAACCTGCTCGTCGCCGCCCGGGTGTTCGCCCGGCTGAACCTCGCCTTCGCCGACGCCGTGATCGCCTTCTACGAAGCGAAGTACCACTACCGGATCTGGCGGCCGATCACCGCGGTCCGCCTCGCCGGCGAGGACGGCAACCCGGCCACCGACGGCGTCCCGGACTGGTCGAGCCTCGCCACCACCCCGGCCGACCCGGCGTACCCCGGCGCGCACAGCGTCGTCTCGCAGGCGGGTGCGCTGGTCCTGCGCCGCGAGTACGGGCCACGGTGGCCGGTGGAGGTCGCCTCCGAAGCACTGCCCGGCGTGCAGCGGCGGTTCGCGTCGTTCCAGGAGGCCGCCGACGAAGCGGGCCTCAGCCGCATCACCGCGGGCGTCCACACCCGGCTCGACCACGAAGCCGGCCGCCGGCTCGGTCTCGACGTGGCAGCGTTCGTCCTCCGGTCGTGA
- a CDS encoding TetR/AcrR family transcriptional regulator, which produces MITGTGRRERKKAATHQALADAALRLFLERGYDNVGVREIADAADVSTTTLQKHFPSKESLVFDRDAEIEDALLAAVRDRAPGTSVLDALRDHTLARVERGAAADGASEFMTLVRSTPALSEYWHRMWMRHEEALTRVLAAETGAPETDPGCAALAHFALETSALAIRSENPARVAEAAFAILEHGWRTSSR; this is translated from the coding sequence ATGATTACCGGGACGGGCCGGCGGGAGCGCAAGAAGGCCGCCACCCACCAGGCCCTGGCCGACGCGGCCCTGCGGCTGTTCCTCGAGCGCGGCTACGACAACGTGGGCGTTCGCGAGATCGCCGACGCCGCCGACGTGTCCACCACGACCCTGCAGAAACACTTCCCCAGCAAGGAATCCCTCGTGTTCGACCGGGACGCCGAGATCGAGGACGCCTTGCTCGCGGCCGTGCGCGACCGAGCGCCGGGCACTTCCGTGCTGGACGCACTGCGGGACCACACGCTCGCCCGCGTCGAGCGCGGCGCCGCCGCCGACGGGGCGTCGGAGTTCATGACCCTCGTGCGTAGCACTCCGGCGTTGAGCGAGTACTGGCACCGGATGTGGATGCGGCACGAGGAGGCGCTCACCCGCGTCCTCGCCGCCGAAACCGGCGCCCCGGAAACCGATCCCGGATGCGCGGCACTGGCCCACTTCGCGCTGGAAACCTCGGCCCTCGCCATCCGCTCCGAAAATCCGGCCCGCGTCGCCGAAGCCGCGTTCGCCATCCTCGAACACGGCTGGCGCACCTCATCCCGCTGA
- a CDS encoding ubiquinol-cytochrome c reductase iron-sulfur subunit — protein MSTRGVRRFVKDLLRRRRPRPFAATAGDEAELRTAVLLRAARPGAGAASEEFVTGLHRRLAQELGEPAPAPGGTRRRFIQVSSAAVAAAAGAGVEYLVTSDAQQAAAPPPPEETLRPENGEWRAVVAAHDLPEGGVLPFDFGAVAGFVQRSGGQVRAVSATCTHLGCRLNLDAPARRLNCPCHRTSFAVDGVVLTHQLPVTPPPLPHLVVREAGGVVEVLVPPAGA, from the coding sequence GTGAGCACTCGAGGTGTCCGCCGGTTCGTCAAGGACCTCCTGCGGCGGCGCCGGCCGCGCCCGTTCGCGGCCACGGCCGGCGACGAGGCCGAGCTGCGGACCGCGGTGCTGCTGCGCGCCGCCCGGCCGGGTGCCGGGGCGGCGAGCGAGGAGTTCGTCACCGGGCTGCACCGCCGGCTCGCCCAAGAGCTCGGGGAGCCCGCACCCGCGCCCGGGGGCACCCGCCGCCGGTTCATCCAGGTGTCATCGGCCGCGGTGGCGGCCGCGGCCGGCGCGGGCGTCGAATACCTGGTGACGTCCGACGCCCAGCAGGCCGCCGCACCGCCTCCGCCGGAGGAGACGCTGCGGCCGGAGAACGGCGAGTGGCGGGCCGTCGTGGCGGCGCACGACCTGCCGGAGGGCGGGGTGCTGCCGTTCGACTTCGGGGCGGTGGCCGGGTTCGTGCAGCGCTCCGGCGGGCAGGTGCGGGCGGTCTCGGCGACCTGCACGCACCTGGGCTGCCGGCTCAACCTGGACGCGCCGGCGCGGCGGCTGAACTGCCCGTGCCACCGGACGTCGTTCGCCGTCGACGGGGTGGTCCTGACGCACCAGCTCCCGGTGACCCCGCCGCCGCTGCCGCACCTGGTGGTGCGCGAAGCCGGCGGCGTCGTCGAAGTGCTCGTGCCGCCGGCCGGGGCGTGA
- a CDS encoding thaumatin family protein: protein MRRRLFAVAAAIVVASAVSSTATPAAAAGNHTVTFVNHSGQTVWLGSTVNADQSVNFASLPTLADGQSATVTVPETSAPGHWRGKFFARQGCTGTSGRDFHCAVGDCGVYADHCATGEQPASLAEFNFDTADGLAPWYDVSYVNAFSLPITIEPVNATVPPGSTSCGSAGCPENLLSYCPAEDRRYSPGGTLINCVNPNRDAPTSYSDAIKSHCPKAYAWSKQDTEPGNQTVYQCASCSGFTITFHGGS from the coding sequence ATGCGCAGGCGGCTCTTCGCCGTCGCCGCGGCGATCGTGGTGGCGTCGGCGGTGAGCTCGACGGCCACCCCGGCCGCGGCGGCGGGCAACCACACCGTCACGTTCGTGAACCACTCCGGCCAGACCGTGTGGCTGGGCAGTACCGTCAACGCCGACCAGTCGGTCAACTTCGCGAGCCTGCCGACGCTGGCGGACGGGCAGTCGGCGACCGTGACGGTGCCGGAAACGTCGGCGCCCGGCCACTGGCGGGGCAAGTTCTTCGCGCGCCAGGGGTGCACGGGCACCTCCGGCCGGGATTTCCACTGCGCGGTCGGCGACTGCGGCGTCTACGCCGACCACTGCGCGACCGGCGAACAGCCGGCCAGCCTGGCCGAGTTCAACTTCGACACCGCCGACGGCCTCGCCCCGTGGTACGACGTCAGCTACGTCAACGCCTTCTCCCTGCCGATCACGATCGAGCCGGTCAACGCGACCGTGCCACCGGGTTCGACCTCGTGCGGCTCGGCGGGCTGCCCGGAGAACCTGCTGTCCTACTGCCCGGCCGAAGACCGCCGGTACTCCCCGGGCGGCACGCTGATCAACTGCGTCAACCCGAACCGCGACGCCCCGACGAGCTACAGCGACGCGATCAAGTCGCACTGCCCGAAGGCGTACGCGTGGTCCAAACAGGACACCGAGCCGGGCAACCAGACGGTGTACCAGTGCGCCTCCTGCAGCGGTTTCACGATCACCTTCCACGGCGGTTCGTGA
- a CDS encoding AraC family transcriptional regulator: MDLISEVIRSVRVGSAGARLIRQPPSAGLRFAAFDGSGFHIITRGTCWLVGPGEPVALRPGDIVLTSSGAEHGLSQEPRALRDLPLVEPGAHPPAPGPAAFEFLCGAYRLDHGHPPQYLRALPDLIVVSPDYDRHPELRSLIELLTADVSAARPGSGATRRALLDLVLVQVLRQWHEQDTAPGWPAVAHPGIAAALREIHENPHRPWTVGRLSEVAAMPRTAFSRLFTTAVGRPPMSYLTGWRLAFAARLLRETDASLASIAPKVGYSTEFAFSAAFRREYGVSPGRFRSAPPTPTAADVH, encoded by the coding sequence ATGGACCTGATCAGCGAGGTGATCCGCAGCGTGCGGGTCGGGAGCGCCGGCGCTCGCCTGATCAGGCAGCCGCCTTCGGCGGGTCTCCGGTTCGCCGCGTTCGACGGCAGCGGGTTCCACATCATCACCCGCGGCACCTGCTGGCTGGTCGGCCCCGGCGAGCCCGTGGCCCTGCGGCCGGGCGACATCGTGCTCACCTCGTCCGGCGCCGAACACGGCCTCAGCCAGGAGCCCCGCGCGCTGCGCGACCTCCCGCTCGTCGAACCGGGCGCGCACCCGCCGGCTCCGGGGCCCGCGGCCTTCGAATTCCTGTGCGGGGCCTACCGGCTCGACCACGGCCACCCACCCCAGTACCTGCGCGCGCTGCCCGACCTCATCGTGGTGTCACCGGACTACGACCGCCACCCGGAGCTGCGGTCCCTGATCGAGCTCCTCACCGCCGACGTCTCCGCGGCCCGCCCGGGCTCCGGCGCGACGCGGCGGGCACTGCTGGACCTCGTCCTCGTCCAGGTGCTCCGGCAGTGGCACGAGCAGGACACCGCGCCCGGGTGGCCGGCGGTCGCCCACCCGGGCATCGCGGCCGCGCTGCGCGAGATCCACGAAAACCCGCACCGGCCGTGGACGGTGGGCCGGCTGAGCGAGGTCGCCGCGATGCCCCGTACCGCCTTCTCCCGGCTGTTCACCACCGCGGTGGGCCGGCCGCCGATGAGCTACCTGACCGGCTGGCGGCTCGCCTTCGCCGCCCGGCTGCTCCGGGAAACCGACGCCTCGCTGGCGAGCATCGCCCCGAAGGTGGGCTACTCGACCGAGTTCGCCTTCTCGGCGGCCTTCCGCCGCGAGTACGGCGTGTCACCGGGACGGTTCCGCAGTGCACCGCCCACCCCCACCGCCGCGGACGTCCACTGA
- a CDS encoding glycoside hydrolase family protein, which translates to MNQFRKLLVLVTVAIAAIGGLAAPATAAGTKKGVSAAAFSGVTAALGDVGARWFYTWAADPQGITAPAGTEFVPMIWGRDSVTADQLQRAKAAGSTLLAFNEPDLAGQANMSVETALDLWPQLQATGMRLGAPAVAYGGDTPGGWLDRFMSGAAARGYRVDFIPLHWYGGDFSAAATGQLQSYLQAVYNRYHRPIWLTEYALTDFSGSTPRYPSAAEQADFVSRSTAMLNGLSFVERYAWFSLSTSTTPTGLYTGTTPNSSGVAYRAAG; encoded by the coding sequence ATGAACCAGTTCAGGAAACTCCTGGTCCTCGTGACCGTGGCGATCGCCGCCATCGGGGGCCTGGCCGCCCCGGCGACGGCGGCCGGCACCAAGAAAGGCGTCAGCGCGGCCGCCTTTTCCGGCGTCACCGCCGCACTCGGCGACGTCGGCGCGCGGTGGTTCTACACCTGGGCGGCGGACCCCCAGGGCATCACCGCACCGGCCGGGACGGAATTCGTGCCGATGATCTGGGGCCGCGACTCCGTCACCGCGGACCAGCTGCAGCGGGCGAAGGCGGCAGGCAGCACCTTGCTCGCGTTCAACGAACCGGACCTGGCCGGCCAGGCGAACATGTCCGTCGAGACGGCGCTGGACCTGTGGCCGCAGCTGCAGGCGACGGGAATGCGGCTGGGCGCGCCGGCGGTGGCGTACGGCGGGGACACCCCCGGCGGCTGGCTCGACCGGTTCATGAGCGGCGCGGCCGCGCGCGGCTACCGCGTCGACTTCATCCCGCTGCACTGGTACGGCGGCGACTTCTCGGCCGCCGCGACCGGGCAGCTGCAGTCCTACCTGCAGGCGGTGTACAACCGCTACCACCGGCCGATCTGGCTCACCGAATACGCGTTGACCGACTTCTCCGGCTCCACCCCGCGGTACCCGTCCGCGGCCGAGCAGGCCGACTTCGTCAGCCGGTCAACGGCGATGCTGAACGGACTGTCGTTCGTCGAGCGCTACGCCTGGTTCTCGCTCTCGACGTCGACCACTCCGACCGGCCTCTACACGGGCACCACCCCCAATTCCAGCGGCGTCGCCTACCGCGCCGCCGGCTGA
- a CDS encoding cysteine/serine endopeptidase inhibitor — MRKTIKSLAVLAAAAALPLTTSGTAWADIPFDQPVNGRATYYNDAGFGACGTQINAATQMLVAAPAAYWTTANPNNDPLCRGVSIRVSYNGRTITVPVVDKCPSCDSAHIDLSAPAFAQLADPGLGNIPVTWTFVRS; from the coding sequence ATGCGCAAGACCATCAAGTCGCTCGCCGTGCTGGCCGCCGCTGCCGCACTTCCCCTGACGACGAGCGGTACGGCATGGGCCGACATTCCCTTCGACCAGCCGGTCAACGGGCGCGCCACCTACTACAACGACGCCGGCTTCGGTGCCTGCGGCACGCAGATCAACGCCGCCACCCAGATGCTCGTCGCGGCGCCCGCCGCGTACTGGACCACCGCCAACCCGAACAACGACCCGCTGTGCCGGGGCGTGTCCATCCGCGTGTCGTACAACGGCCGGACCATCACCGTGCCCGTGGTCGACAAGTGCCCGAGCTGCGACAGCGCGCACATCGACCTCAGCGCGCCGGCGTTCGCCCAGCTCGCGGACCCCGGCCTGGGGAACATCCCGGTGACCTGGACGTTCGTCCGCTCGTAA
- a CDS encoding SGNH/GDSL hydrolase family protein: MSKTRIPLLGVAGLLLLTTACSGGATATGAPAPATGSGPGKVLFLGDSVAAGEALPLAAAFKASGVEFQSIAADGGGNVVGPFSEENWQKLPGEITSAHPAVVVYQLTTYDWGSREEQRAGYGKLSATVTGAGAKLVFVTTPPIKPDDFYQPHLADLNRAPEVAREVASAGTATVLDASPVWGSTYQQVKDGKADRSADGIHTCPQGAARFTGWLLAELAKLFPGFTPAPAQYWANTGWSADVHFKGC; the protein is encoded by the coding sequence ATGAGCAAAACGCGTATTCCCCTCCTCGGCGTGGCCGGCCTGCTCCTGCTGACCACCGCCTGCTCCGGCGGGGCCACGGCGACCGGCGCGCCCGCACCGGCGACCGGCTCCGGGCCGGGCAAGGTGCTTTTCCTCGGCGACTCCGTCGCGGCGGGCGAGGCCCTGCCCCTGGCCGCCGCGTTCAAGGCGAGCGGCGTCGAGTTCCAGTCGATCGCCGCCGACGGCGGCGGAAACGTCGTCGGACCGTTCTCCGAGGAGAACTGGCAGAAGCTGCCCGGGGAGATCACTTCGGCCCACCCCGCCGTGGTCGTCTACCAGCTGACCACGTACGACTGGGGCAGCCGGGAAGAGCAGCGGGCCGGCTACGGCAAGCTGTCCGCGACGGTCACCGGTGCCGGCGCGAAACTTGTCTTCGTCACCACTCCCCCGATCAAGCCCGACGACTTCTACCAGCCGCACCTGGCCGACCTGAACCGCGCGCCCGAGGTCGCCCGGGAGGTCGCTTCCGCGGGCACGGCCACGGTCCTCGACGCGAGCCCGGTGTGGGGCAGCACCTACCAGCAGGTCAAAGACGGCAAGGCGGACCGCAGCGCCGACGGGATCCACACCTGCCCGCAGGGCGCCGCCCGCTTCACCGGCTGGCTGCTCGCCGAGCTGGCGAAGCTGTTCCCCGGCTTCACCCCGGCGCCGGCGCAGTACTGGGCCAACACCGGCTGGTCCGCGGACGTCCACTTCAAGGGCTGCTGA